A segment of the Deinococcus depolymerans genome:
CACGCCCTGTGCGTGCAGGTCCCGCAGGATCCGGCGGGTGGCCCGCTCGATCTCCCGCAGCATGCCCTGCGTGCGCTCCCTCACCAGTGCCAGCGTCTCACGCGGCTGTAACCCGTCCGGGCCGGGCGTGTTCACGCCCGCCGCGATCTGTCGGTGAATGCCGGCCACGCGCACCATGAAGAACTCGTCGAGGTTACTGCCGCAGATGGCGGTGTACTTCAGGCGCTCCAGCAGCGGATTGCGTTCGTCGCGGGCCTCGGCCAGCACCCGCTCGTTGAAGGCCAGCCACGACAGCTCCCGGTTCAGGAATGGACTCTGCGTGTTCGCGACCGTGCTGTGTGTCCGCGTCTCCCCCACCCCGGCAGTGCGGTCGGCCGCCCGGCGGGGCCGCCGCGGGGTCGCGGAGGACGGAGGCTTGGTGGAACGCTCGGTGTTCTTGGGGGGCACAGTCATGACTCCTCTTCAGTAGACGGGTGGGCAGTCAGGTGGGCGTCACCCGGCAGTGCGCCCACGGTCATCTCCCGCATTAGAGCATCTGTCCGGAGGAAGGCGTCGGGCAACCGGGCTCCGCCGGCGGCCTTCCTCCCCCCGGAGGTGGCCTTCCCTGCGCTCACACCGGTCCGCCAGGGGGGGTGGCGCCAGCGACCCGGCGTTCCCCCCCCGGAGTGAAGGACTGGGCGAGTCGCTGCGCCCGGACTGAAGGGTTTTCGCGAACCCCTGAACCGGAATCCGTCTCATACGGACTCCGATTGAATGGGCTGGAAAGCCCGTTCAATCCGAGCGAAGCGAGGAGGAGCTGGGCGGGTTCCGGACGTGGCGTTGACAACCCGGTGCCCTGACGGGTTGTCAGCGAAACAGACGGAATCCGTGTCAGGCGCGTTTGAACAGCAGCGCGGCGTTCTGCCCGCCGAACGCGAAGGAGTTGCTCAGCGCGTACTCGACCTGCACCTCGCGGGCACCTTCCGGGATGTAGTCGAGGTCGAGTTCCGGGTCGGGGTCGGTCAGGTTGATGGTGGGCGGCAGGATGCCGTCCCGCAGCGCCTGGGCGACGGCGATGGCCTCGATGGCGCCGGCCGCGCCGAGCAGGTGACCGGTCATGCTCTTGGTGGAACTGACGGCCAGCTTGTGCGCGTGGTCACCGAACACGTGCTTGATGCCCTGCGTCTCGTGCAGGTCGTTGAAGTGCGTGCTGGTGCCGTGCGCGTTGATGTACCCGACCTGCTCGGGGTTCACGCCGGCGGTCTTCAGGGCCATGCGCATGGCGACCTGCGCGCCGCGTCCCTCGGGGGCGGGCGTGGTGATGTGGTGCGCGTCGGCGCTGGTGCCGTACCCGACGATCTCGGCGTAGATGGTCGCGCCGCGCGCCACGGCCTTCTCGTACTCCTCGAGGATCACGACGCCCGCACCCTCGCCGAGCACGAAACCGTCGCGGGTGGCGCTGAACGGGCGACTGGCCCGCTGGGGGTCGTCGTTGCGGGTGGACAGGGCCTTCATGTTCGAGAACCCGCCGATGGCGATGGGCGTGATGGCGGCCTCGCTGCCCCCGGCGATCATGGTGTCCGCGAGGCCCAGCTGGATGTACCGGGCGGCGTCACCGATGGCACCGGTGCCGGTGGCGCAGGCAGTCACAACCGTGCTGCTGGGGCCGGTCGCGCCGTAACGCATGGCGACGTGCCCGGTGGCCATGTTGGCGATCATCATGGGAATGAACATGGGGCTGATGCGCCCCGGTCCGCGCGAGTGCAGCACGCCCGCCTGATCCTCGAAGGTCTTCACGCCGCCGATGCCGCTGCCGACGATGGTGCCGGTACCCTCGCCGCGCAGCTCCTCCTCGGTCAGGCCGCTGTCCTGCACGGCCAGTGCGGCGGCGGCCAGCGCGAGTTGCACGTAGCGGTCGAGTTTGCGGGCCTCGCGGGGATCAACGAAGGGCGACAGGTCGTCGTTGACTTCCCCCGCGATCCGGCTGGCGGTATCGGCCGGGTCGAAGTGCGTGATGGTGCTGATGCCGCTCTTTCCGGCGCGTTGCGCCTGCGCGTAGGCCTGCGCGCCCACGCCGATCGGCGTGACCGGCCCGAGGCCCGTGATAACAACCCGTTTCAACCCTGTGACGCTCACTGCATCCCCCCCTTTTCGTGCCGGTGTGTCGGCCCGGTCAATGGATCGGGGCGGGAGCGGCAATGCACCGCGCCCCGCCCCTTGATCCTGCGCCCCCCGAGCGTGGGGGGCCAGCGCGTTTACTGCTTGCTCTCGATGTAATCCACGGCGGCCTGGACCGTGCGGATCGTTTCGGCATCTTCATCGCTGATGGTGATGCCGAACTTGTCTTCGAGACCCATGATCAGTTCCACGGTTTCGAGGCTGTCGGCGCCCAGGTCTTCCACGAAGCGGGCCTCGGGGACCACCTTGTCGCCGTCCACGCCGAGCTTGTCAACGATCACGTCTTTCACATCATCAAAAGTTGCCATGAGTTCGTACCTCCTGATACTGAAGTCTGCGCCAGTCTACACGCGGCGCCCATGAGAGGCAGCTGATCTGAACGGGGTTCAACTCGGGCCTCGTGCCGACGCACCGGGTCAGTGGGGGTTCAGGCCGCCGTCCACGCCGATGGTCTGCCCGGTCACGTACCCGGCGGCGTCACTGGCGAGGAACGCCACGACCGCCGCGACCTCCTGCGGCTGCCCGAAACGCGCCAGCGGAATGCTGCCCAGGTAGCCCTGCTGCACGTTCTCCGGGAGCTGCGCGGTCATGTCGCTCTCGATGAAGCCGGGCGCGACGGCGTTCACGGTGATGCCGCGCCCGCCGTACTCCTTGGCGAGGGCCTTGCTCAGGCCGATCAGGCCGGCCTTGCTGGCCACGTAGTTCGCCTGCCCGGGGTTGCCGGTCAGGCCGACCACGCTGGCGATGTTGATGATCCGGCCCGAGCGGGCGCGCATCATGTGCTTGATCGCGGCGCGGCAGGCGATGAAAGCGCTCGACAGGTTCGTCTGGATGACGGCGTCCCAGTCCTCGTCCTTCATGCGGATGGCGAGGGTGTCGCGGGTGATCCCGGCATTGTTCACGAGGACGTCCAGGCGGCCCATGTCCTTGATGACGGTCTCGACGAGCGTCCCGGCGTTGGCGGGCACGGTCAGGTCGGCGCCGAACACCTCGGCGCGCACGCCGGCCTCTCTGGCCTCGTCGGCGACCTTGCGGGCCTCGTCGGCGTTCCGGCCGTAGTGAACGGCGACATCGAAGCCGTCCTGCGCGAGTTTGAGGGCCATGGCGCGGCCCAGGCCACGGCTGCTGCCGGTGATCAGGGCGACTTTACGGGGGGTTTCGGTCATGGGTGGGTTCTCCGGTGGGGCGGGTGAATTACAGCGTGAAGTCCTGCACCTGCGCGGCCGTGCCGACGTTGATGGTGCGGGCGTCGGGCAGGATGCGCCTGACGAGGCCGGTCAGGACGGTACCGGGACCGAACTCGATGAACACGTCCGCGCCGGCCGCCGCGAGGGCCTGGATGGTCTCGACCCAGCGCACGGCACCGGTGATCTGTTCGGTCAGCAGGCCCGGCAGGGCGGTGGGATCGGTGTTCGGCTGGGCGGTCACGTTCGCGTACACGGGGAAGGCGGGCGGTGCGAACGCGGTCGTCTGCAGGTCCGGGGCGAGGCCGCTGGCGGCCGGGGCCATCAGGGGGCAGTGGAAGGGCGCGCTGACCTTCAGCGGGATGGCTTTCAGGCCGCGTGCCTTGAGGGCGGCGTTCGCGGCGTCCACGCCCTGTTTCGTGCCGCTGATGACGGTCTGGGTGGGCGCGTTGAAGTTGGCGGGCTGCACGCCGTCGGTGGCGGCGCAGACCTCCTGGACGACGGCCGGGTCGCCCATGACGGCGCTCATGGCTCCGGCTCCGACGGGCACGGCGGCCTGCATCAGTTCGCCGCGCCGGCGGGTCAGGCGCAGCGCGTCCCCGAGGCTCAGGGCGTCGGCGGCGACCAGCGCGGAGTACTCGCCCAGCGAGTGCCCGGCGGCGAAGGCGGGGGTCAGGCCGGTCCGGGCGCGCCACGCGCGGTACGCGGCGACGCTGGCAGCCACCAGCGCGGGCTGCTGGTTGGCGGTCAGGGTCAGGTCGTCCAGTGGGCCGGACTCGATCAGGGCGCGCAGGCCGGGCAGGACGTGCTCGACCTGGGTGTACACCTCGGCGGCCTCGGGGAACGCGGCGGTCAGGTCGGTCCCCATGCCGACGCTGTGGCTGCCCTGGCCGGGGAACAGCGCGGCGATCTTCATGCGCTCACCTCTGCCTGGCTTTCGGCTGTCAGGCTGGGCGCGCCGCCCCACCATTTCATGGTGCCCGCCACCCAGCTCAGGCCGCCGCCGAAGGCGATCAGCAGCAGTTGCTGGCCGTCCTGCACGCGGCCGTCCTGCACGGCTTCATGCAGGGCCATGGGCACGGTCGCGGAACTGGTGTTGCCGTAGCGGTCGAGGTTCACGACGGCGCGTTCCATGGGCAGTCCGAAGCGGTCCATGGCCGCCTCGATGATCCGCACGTTCGCCTGGTGCGGGATGACCCAGTGGACGTCGGCGCTGGTCAGGCCGCTCTTGGCGAGGACCTGGGTGCCGCTCTCGCCGAGCACGCGCACCGCGAACTTGAAGACCTCGCGGCCGTTCATGCCGACCGAGTCTCCCATGTCGAAGCCGCCGGGCAGGCGGGGCGCGACGCAGCGCAGGTACAGGCTGGACCCGCCGTTCCCGTCGGCGCCCATCACGAATTCCTGGAATCCGTACCCGGCGGGGACCGGGCCGACCACGGCCGCGCCCGCGCCGTCCCCGAACAGGATGGCGGTGTTGCGGTCGTCCTGGTCCACGATCTTGCTGAGGGCCTCGGCACCCACGACGAGGACCCGGCGGGCCGCGCCGCTCATGATCAGGCCCTGGGCGACGCTCAGGCCGTACACGAAGCCGCTGCACGCGGTACTCAGGTCGAAGGCGGCCGCGCCGACCAGGCCGACCTGCATGCCGATCAGGGCGGCGGTGGACGGCATCAGGGCGTCGGGGCTGACGGTGGCGCAGATGACGGCGTCCACGCCCTGGAGGGCCTGCGGGTCGCGCCGCAGCATGTCCCGGACCGCCAGCACGCCCAGGTCGGAGGTGAACTGGTCGGGCGCGGCGAAGCGGCGTTCGCGGATGCCGGTGCGGGACTCGATCCAGTCGGCGTTGGTGTCCATGCGGGTCTCGAATTCCGCGTTCGGCACCACGCGGTCCGGGACGTACATGCCCAGCGCGGTGATGCCGAGGCTGGGGCGGGCGGTGGGGTCACTCATGGACGCACGCTAGCATTCTTTGAACGGCCGTTCAATGAATTCGGTACAGAGTTCAGCCGGACCGACGCGACCCCCCAGACGGACTCCGATGGAACGGCGTACCAACACCGTCCGGTCCGGGCCGAGGCGACCCGCAGAGTGCCCAGGCAGCAGAGGGGCCAGGCAGCAGAGGGGCCAGGCAGACGGACGAGGAGCGGGACGGGTGCCGGGCGCGGAGGGGGCAACCCGGCGCGTGGGCGGGTGGAGGGCGGGCCAGACGGCCCTCCAAGCGGTACGCAGGGCGGGCCGGCCCGCCCCCCAGGGCCGCGGTCAGCGGCCCCCGTCGTCGAACGCCGCCGGCAGCGTCAGGTGAAACGCCGCTCCCTGACCCACCTCGGACGTCACCCACAACCGGCCCCCGTGCTGCGCGACGATCTTCTCGCAGATCGCCAGGCCCAGCCCGCTCCCCTCGAACTGGTCACGGATGTGCAGCCGCTGGAACATCTCGAAGATCCGCTCGTGGTACTCCGGCGCGATCCCGATCCCGTTGTCCTGCACGGTCACGCGCCACGCCGACCCCTCCGGGCGGGCATGGATGGACACCCGCGGCGCGCGGTCCGGCGCCCGGAACTTCAGCGCGTTCCCGAGCAGGTTCTGGAACAGCTGCGCCAGCCTCGGCGCGGCCCCCAGCACCACCGGCAGGTCCCCCACGTCCACCTGCGCGTCCGCGTCGGACAGCGCCGCGTCCAGCCGCGCCATCGCCTCCTGCACCACCTCGCGCAGCGGCACCGGCGCCGGCAGCGGCCGCTCGGCATTCAGACGCGAGAACACCAGCAGGTCGTTCACCAGGGTCTGCATCCGCTCGGCGCCCTTCTGCACGGTCTTGAGGTACAGTTCGGCGCGGTCGTCCAGGCGGTCCCCGTAACGGTAGGCCAGCAGGCCCGCGTAGGAACTCACCGTCCGGATCGGCTCCTGCAGGTCGTGACTGGCAATGTACGCGAAGCGCTCGAGTTCGGCGTTGCTGCGTGACAGTTCCTGATTGGTGCGCAGAATGTCGCGCTGCAACGCCACCTGCTCGGTGATGTCCGACACCACCGCTACCGCCCCGAACACCTGATCGTCACGGCGCAACGGGGCCGCCGCAACCCGCACCACGCGGTCCTCGCCGGTCCGCATGTGCCGCAGCAGCACGTCCTGCCGCACCGCCTCGCCGCGCAGCGCCTTCACGAACGGCGTCTGCTCCGGCGGTAGCGGCACGCCGGTCTCCAGATCCCGGTTCTGCAGCTGCACGCTCAGGTCGATCACCGAACGCCGCAGCTGCTCCATGCTCTCGAAGCCCACGATGTCCAGCGCCGGGCGGTTGGCGCGCTGGATGCCGTTCAGGTCCCCCACGTACACCGCGTCCGGCATGCTGTTCAGGACGGTGTTCAGTTCCAGCGTCTGGCGTTCGCTGTGGTCCAGCGCCTCCCGCAGTTCGCGGGTACGCGCCTCGACCCGGGCCTCCAGCTCGGCGGAGTAGGCCTGCTCGCGCTCCAGCGCCTCGCGCCGCAGCTGCGAGAGCTTCAGGTTCGCGTTCACCTTCGCCAGCAGTTCCCGCGCGCTGAAAGGCTTGACCAGGTAATCGTCCGCGCCGGACTGCAGTCCCTGCACCCGCGCTTCCTCCCCTGCCCGCGCCGAGAGCATGATCACCGGCACGTCGCGGGTGGCCGGCGACGCCCGCACCGCCGTCAGCAGCCCCAGCCCGTCCAGGCGGGGCATCATGACGTCCGTGATCATCAGGTCCGGCAGGCGGCGGCGGATCAGGTCCAGCGCCTCGAGTCCGTCCCGGGCCACCTGAACGTCGTGGTGAGGATCAAGGAGCCGCTGCAGGTACTCGCGCAGGTCGGCGTTGTCATCCACGATCAGCACCTGCCGCCGCTCGGTGTGCGGCGCCGTGCCGTCCGGTTCCGGCTCGGTCAGGGCGGCGGGCGCGCTGGGCAACCAGCGGAGCGCCTCCTCCACGAAGGGCAGGGCGCCCTGCGTGCTGGGTTGCTCCTCGGCGGGCGCCGCGACCCGGTCCGGCGGCAGGTGGGCCGCGCCGAAAGGAAGGCGCAGCGTGAAGGTCGTCCCGGTCCCCTCCTCGCTGCTGGCCTCGATGGTCCCGCCGTGCAGCAGCACGATCTCGCGCACCAGCGCCAGCCCGATCCCGCTGCCCTCGAAGGACCGGCCGCGCTGACCCTCGACCCGGTGGAACCGTTCGAACAGACGCCCGACCTCCGCGGGAGGCACGCCCACGCCGGTGTCCTGCACGGTCAGGACCACGTGACGGTCCTCGGCGCGCAGCGTCACGGCCACCTCGCCCTGCAGGGTGAACTTGAAGGCGTTCGACAGCAGGTTCAGCAGCACCTTCTCCCACAGGTCCAGGTCCACGTACACCGGGGCGGGCAGCGACTCCAGTTCCACCCGGAAGTCCAGGCCCGCACGGTTCATCGCGGACCGGAAGCTGCTGGTCAGGTCCGCGTTCAGGGCCACGAAGTCCGTCGGCACGAACCGCGCCTGCGCCCGGCCCGCCTCCAGCCGCGAGAAGTCCAGCAGGCTGTTGACCAGCCGCAGCAGGCGCAGGCTGTTGCGGTGCGCCATGCTCAGCGTCTGCTGCTGCTGCGCGCTCAGTTCGCCCTGCTCACCGGTCAGCAGGTCCTCCAGCGGCCCCAGCATCAGGGTCAGCGGCGTGCGCAGTTCATGGCTGGCGTTCGCGAAGAAGGCCGTCTTGGCCCGGTCCAGCTGCGCCAGCGCCTCGGCCCGCTGCCGCTCCTGCTCGTAGGCGGTCACGCTGGTCAGCGCGGACGCCAGCTGCGTCACGCACAGGTCCAGGAAACTGCGGTAGGCGTCGTCCAGCGGCCGGTAGGGGTTCAGGCCTACGATCAGCACCCCGGCCGGCAGGGTCATGCCCGGCTGAATGATCGGCAGGGTCAGGCTACGCAGCGGCGGGCGGTCCCACGGGCCGCGCGGAACGTCCGGGAGCCCCTGCAGGTCCTGCAGCTGCGCCGGCACGGCGCCGGACAGGACCGGCGCCACCGCCCACGGCCCCGGGTCCTGCAGGCCGAGTTCCTCGGGGGCCAGCGGGTGGTCGGCCCCCACGCCGAACCGCAGCGCGCAGCGCAGCTCGCCCCGGTCGGCGGCCTCGCGTCCCTCTGCCGGCAGGTACGCCAGCGCGAACGGCAGGTCCTGCGGCTCATCCTGCAGTCCGTCACGCAGCGCGCGGAACACCTCGTCGGTGGTGCGCGCCCCGTTCAGGCGGGACGACAGACTTCCCAGCACCCGCAGCCGCCGCTCGCCCACGACCCGTTCGCTCTCCTCGGTCACCACGCACAGCATGCCGGTCACGGCGCCGGTGTCGTCGGCCAGCGGGGAGTACGAGAAGGTATGGTAGGTCTCCTCGGTGTACCCGCTGCGTTCCAGGAACAGCAGCAGGCCCTCGTCCCAGGTGGCGTGCCCTTCGGAGAGCACCTGCGAGATGCGCGGGCCGATGTCCTTCCAGATCTCGGCCCACACCACGTCCGAGCGGGCTCCCAGCGCCCACGATCCCTTCACGCCCAGCGTCGGCAGGTAGGCGTCGTTGCAGAAGAAGGTCAGGTCCGGACCCCAGGCCATCCACATCGCGAAGCGCGAGGTCAGCATGATCCGCACGGCGGTTTTCAGGCTCTGCGGCCACTGGTGCGGCGGTCCCAGGGTGGTGCGAGACCAGTCCAGCGTCAGCATCCGCCGCGCCATCTCTCCACCCCCCGCGAACAGGCCCTGGGCGAGGTCAAACTCTTCGGAAGGATTCAACATGAGCAACGAGGAGCATACGGGATTGCGCCCTCCGGCACGCCATGTGAATCATGAAGACCGCCCCCGGTCTGCGGGGGGCGGCCAGCAGGACCCACTGGGAACCGGCCGTCAGCGCAGGGGGGGGNNNNNNNNNNNNNNNNNNNNNNNNNNNNNNNNNNNNNNNNNNNCGTCCCCCCCCCTGCGCTGACGGGCTTACTCGGCGTCGCTCTCGGCTTGGCCCTCGGCGCTGCCCTCTTCGCTGCTGGCGGCGCTGCCCTGGGACAGCTGCGCGATGGCCTGCTGCAGCGCCTTCTCGCGCGTCAGGCTGACGTAGTAGGAGTTGATGCCGTTCGGCCCGAGCTGCTTGCTCAGGTCGGCGGGGCTCAGGCCGTTCGCCTGGGCGAGGGCCATCATGGTCTGGTTGAACTCGGCGTCGCTGACCTCGACCTTCAGGTCCTCGGCCAGTTTCTCCAGGGCCAGGTCACGCTTCACGCGGGTCTCGGCGTTCTTGCCCAGATCGGCCATGAACTCGTCGAGCTTGCCCTGCTCCTTCATGAAGGCCTCGTACTCGCTCCACTTGACGCCCTGGCGGCCCAGGTCGTCCTGAATCTCTTCCTGCATGGCCTCGCGGCGGCGGTCCAGCAGCGCCTGCGGAATGTCGGCCTGCATGCCCTCAACGAGGTGGTTGATGAATTCCTCGCGGCGGCCGGCCTCGCCTTCCTGCTGCGCGCGGCGCTCCAGTTCGGCCTTCAGGTCGGTGCGCAGGCGCTCCAGCGAGTCGAAGTTCAGGCTCTTGGCGAACTCGTCGTCCAGCGCCTGCAGCTTCTTGGTCTTCACGTCCACGATCTTCACGGTGACGGTGTGCTCGGCGTGCTCGTGGTCGCCGTGCTGGTGGGCGGGCACGGTGATCTCCACGGTGTCGCCTTTGTTCTTGCCCAGCAGCGCGTCGCGCACGTGCGCTTCGGCCACGTCGAGGTACACGGGGTAGGTGCCGCCGTCCTCGCCCTGCTCCTCGATGGTCACCTGGTCGCTGGCCTCGATGGCGCGGTCGGCGTCGTCGAAGGTCGCGTTGCGTTCCTGCAGGTCGCTCAGGGTGCGTTCCAGGACCTCGTCGGTGATCTCGGGGGCGGCGGCGGTCAGGTTCAGGCCGCTCCAGTCACCGAGCTTCACGTCGGGGTACGTCTCGCCCTTCACGGTGAACTCGAAGGACTGACCGCTCTGCAGCGGCTGGGGGTCGATGTTGGCATCCACGAGGCTGAGTTTCAGTTCACGGGCGGCCTGGGTGTAGTGGGTCTGCAGCAGACGGTCGCGCACTTCCTGCTCGACGTACCCCTTCCCGACGCGGCCCTCGATGACCTTGCGGGGCGCCTTGCCGGGGCGGAATCCGGGCACGCGCACGTCGCGCGCCAGTCCGGCCCACACCTGGTCGTATGCGCGGTTCACTTCGGCGGCGGGCACCGACACCTTGAATTCCACCTTGTTGCCTTCTCTGCTGATCAGCTCTGCCATTGGGTCTCCCGTCTGCGTGTCCGGACCTGCGCCCCACAGGGGGGCGGCGGTCAGGGACGCGTTCCTCTGTTGATTCTGCCGTGCCGATCACGCCTCCACCGGGGCGGGGGCGCGCGACATGCCGCCGAACATCATAGTGCATTTGTCCGCCGGCACCTGCGGGAAGCAGCGGCAGCGCGGCGGCCGGACCCACCGAAAGGTCCGGCCGCCGCTGCGCCGTGCTGGTGCGAGGAAAGGGACTTGAACCCTCACATCCTGTGGATACCAGATCCTAAGTCTGGTGCGTCTACCAGTTCCGCCATCCCCGCATGCTGTTCCCTGATCCCGGCGCGTTCAGGGGATAAAGAAGTTCCGGCCCTCTGCATCTCTGCGGGGGGCCGGAACCATTCTGGGGTGGATTAGGGGACTTGAACCCCCGGCCTCCGCTTCCACAGAGCGGCGCTCTAACCAACTGAGCTAAACCCACCGGACCTTGTTCGCCCACGTCCTGTCAGGCCCACACAGCTTAAAGGCGGCGGGGCGGCCTGTCAATCCCACGGCGGGAAAGGCCGTCCCGTCCGCGCGCCCGACGTCACGGTCACGGGCGTGAACCTGGCAACGGAGTGGTGGGGGGAGGGCGCCGCGGAAGGCGAGAGCCGTTCTCGGAAGGGAGGCATCGGAACACCAGACGTCCGGTGCCTCCCCTCTGTGCCTCCCCTCTGTGCTTCGCCGCTGTGCCAGTCCGTCCGGCCCGTCCAACTTCACCCGCTCTCCTGCGGAGCTGGGCCGCCCGGCCATGAGGGCTGCATCCTCATGGCAGCTGCTCTAGACGGCTGCCGCGCCTCCGGTCAGGAACAGGGCCGCCGGGTCACTGGAGGGTCCTGACGTACGCCTGGATGGCCGCCAGCTGCGCGTCGGTGGGGGGCGCGCCGTCCAGGCCGGTGGTGGCGAAGCGGGGCATCACGACGCCCAGCGTGCGGCCTTCTGGGGTCTTCCCGTCCAGCACCGCGTGCCGGAAGTCGGCGGCGTTCCAGGCGCCCACCACCTTCAGGGCGGGGCCGACCGCGCCCTCGGCTTTCGTGCCGTGGCAGCCGGCGCAGTTCCCGGCGTACAGGACCCGGCCGTCCGGGGTGGCGGCGCTGGCCGCCGCGACGACCGCGCCGCTGCCCGTGCCCGCCAGGCGGTGCCCGACCCCGTACGAGCCGACGCCCAGCGCCGTGCCCAGCACCAGCAGGCCCACGAAGCCCGCGACCTGCCCCGGCGTGAACCAGTCCCCGTGCGGGTCGTTCACGGCGCTCACCAGAGCCTCTGGCCGGGAATGAACTGGTAGTTCGCCAGCATGGGCGCGATGACCGGGCCGTACACCAGGATCACCAGCACCAGGGCCACGAAGGTCAGGGCCAGCAGCGGTTCGGTGCGGCGCACCAGGGGGCTCGCCCCGGCCAGGGTCTCCCCGGCGGGACTCATGGCCTCACTGGTGGGGATCGGGGTGCTTTCCGGGTCGTCCACACGCCGGGAGAGCAGCGTGCGCCACAGCACCGCGTAGAAGAGGACCGCCGCGACGAACAGCACGACGCCGCTGGCCGCCGTGATTGCCTTCGGGACACCGAGGTGCATGGCGTCGTACACCGCCTGCCCCGCCGAGGCGCTCACCTGCACGCGCCGGGGCACGCCCGCCAGACCCTGCCAGTGCATGCCGAGCGCGAAGAGCATCATGCCCGTGAACCACCACCACACCGACGCCAGCGCCAGACGGGGCGCGGCGAGGCGCTTGCCGGTCAGGTGCGGGACCAGCCAGAACATCACGCCCATGAACGTCAGGGTGGTCGCGGTGCCGACCGTGATGTGGAAGTGCCCGGGAATCCACGCGGTGTTGTGCACCACGGGAGAGAAGGCCATGGAGGCGTTCACGATGCCGCCCGCCCCGCCGAAGATGAACGACACCATGGCGAGCACCTGCGCGGTCATGCTGGCGTTCCCCCACGGCAGGCGGCGCACCCACCCGATCACTCCGCGGCCCCCCCGGGCGCGGGCGGCGTCCTCCAGGGACGCGGCGGCGCTGAACGCGGTCAGCAGGCTGGGCACCGCGACCAGGAACGTCAGGAACATGTGGATCAGTTTCCAGCTGTTCTGCACGTTCGGGTCGGCGTACTGGTGATGCAGGCCTACGGGCACGCTGAACACCAGGAACATCGCGAACGCCAGACGGGTCAGGCCCTCGCTGGCCATACGCCCGCCCGCCTGCCGGGGCAGGAACGCGTACCACGAGATGTACGCCGGGAGCAGCCAGAAGTACACGATGGGGTGCCCCGTCCACCAGAACAGCGTGCGGGCCAGCAGCGGGTCCACGCCGCGCGTCAGGCCCAGCGACCAGGGGATCAGCATGACCACGACCTCGACCACCAGTCCCAGCGCCGCCACGACCCACATCAGCCACGTGGCGACGCTCATGTACGTCACGACGGGCGTCACGCGGCCCGGGTGGGCGCGTTTCCAGGCCAGCCACAGCCACACGACCTGCCCGGCCACCAGCAGGCTCGCGGCGACCATGATGGCCGCGCCGATGTAGAACGCCGGGCTGCCCTCCAGCGGCGGGTAGAAGGTGTACAGCACCGTCGCGTTGTTCGTCAGCAGCGGCACGGCGGCCGTGAGCAGCCCGGCGGTCATGGTCAGGTACGTGAACCACGCGAAGCGCATGTTCGGGCGGATGTTCAGGTCCCGCACCGGCAGGTACAGCATCCAGCCGCTGATGAAGAACTGCGTGAACACCAGCGCGTTCAGCACGCCGTGCAGCGTCAGGCCCTGGTAGTACGACCCCAGCAGGACCTTCAGCAGGGGGTAGTCGTACACGTTGATGCCGCCGTAGTTCAGCGCCTGCAGCGGCCCCAGCAGCACGCCGATCATCAGGGCGATGAAGGCGGTCACGGCGTAGTACTGCGTGAGCGTCTTGAGGCTGCTCAGCGTGGCGGCGTCCAGGCCCGGCAGCGACGCGCTGGGGGCCGACTGGGAGGGAAGGGCGGTGGTCACTGGGTCTCCTTGGCGCCTGTGGCAGGCGGATCGACCACGAAGCGGGTGATCATGTTGTGATGCCCCACCCCGCAGTACTCGTTGCAGATGGCGTGCTGCTCGCCCGGGTGGCGGAACGTGACGGTCAGCGAGGCGACGTGCCCGGGCAGGATCTCGGCGTTGATGTTCGTGCCGGTCACCTGAAAGCCGTGCGCGACGTCGGTCGCGGTGACGTGCAGCGTGACGGGCACGCCCGCCGGGACGC
Coding sequences within it:
- a CDS encoding cytochrome c — encoded protein: MSAVNDPHGDWFTPGQVAGFVGLLVLGTALGVGSYGVGHRLAGTGSGAVVAAASAATPDGRVLYAGNCAGCHGTKAEGAVGPALKVVGAWNAADFRHAVLDGKTPEGRTLGVVMPRFATTGLDGAPPTDAQLAAIQAYVRTLQ
- the tig gene encoding trigger factor, with product MAELISREGNKVEFKVSVPAAEVNRAYDQVWAGLARDVRVPGFRPGKAPRKVIEGRVGKGYVEQEVRDRLLQTHYTQAARELKLSLVDANIDPQPLQSGQSFEFTVKGETYPDVKLGDWSGLNLTAAAPEITDEVLERTLSDLQERNATFDDADRAIEASDQVTIEEQGEDGGTYPVYLDVAEAHVRDALLGKNKGDTVEITVPAHQHGDHEHAEHTVTVKIVDVKTKKLQALDDEFAKSLNFDSLERLRTDLKAELERRAQQEGEAGRREEFINHLVEGMQADIPQALLDRRREAMQEEIQDDLGRQGVKWSEYEAFMKEQGKLDEFMADLGKNAETRVKRDLALEKLAEDLKVEVSDAEFNQTMMALAQANGLSPADLSKQLGPNGINSYYVSLTREKALQQAIAQLSQGSAASSEEGSAEGQAESDAE
- a CDS encoding ATP-binding protein, producing the protein MLNPSEEFDLAQGLFAGGGEMARRMLTLDWSRTTLGPPHQWPQSLKTAVRIMLTSRFAMWMAWGPDLTFFCNDAYLPTLGVKGSWALGARSDVVWAEIWKDIGPRISQVLSEGHATWDEGLLLFLERSGYTEETYHTFSYSPLADDTGAVTGMLCVVTEESERVVGERRLRVLGSLSSRLNGARTTDEVFRALRDGLQDEPQDLPFALAYLPAEGREAADRGELRCALRFGVGADHPLAPEELGLQDPGPWAVAPVLSGAVPAQLQDLQGLPDVPRGPWDRPPLRSLTLPIIQPGMTLPAGVLIVGLNPYRPLDDAYRSFLDLCVTQLASALTSVTAYEQERQRAEALAQLDRAKTAFFANASHELRTPLTLMLGPLEDLLTGEQGELSAQQQQTLSMAHRNSLRLLRLVNSLLDFSRLEAGRAQARFVPTDFVALNADLTSSFRSAMNRAGLDFRVELESLPAPVYVDLDLWEKVLLNLLSNAFKFTLQGEVAVTLRAEDRHVVLTVQDTGVGVPPAEVGRLFERFHRVEGQRGRSFEGSGIGLALVREIVLLHGGTIEASSEEGTGTTFTLRLPFGAAHLPPDRVAAPAEEQPSTQGALPFVEEALRWLPSAPAALTEPEPDGTAPHTERRQVLIVDDNADLREYLQRLLDPHHDVQVARDGLEALDLIRRRLPDLMITDVMMPRLDGLGLLTAVRASPATRDVPVIMLSARAGEEARVQGLQSGADDYLVKPFSARELLAKVNANLKLSQLRREALEREQAYSAELEARVEARTRELREALDHSERQTLELNTVLNSMPDAVYVGDLNGIQRANRPALDIVGFESMEQLRRSVIDLSVQLQNRDLETGVPLPPEQTPFVKALRGEAVRQDVLLRHMRTGEDRVVRVAAAPLRRDDQVFGAVAVVSDITEQVALQRDILRTNQELSRSNAELERFAYIASHDLQEPIRTVSSYAGLLAYRYGDRLDDRAELYLKTVQKGAERMQTLVNDLLVFSRLNAERPLPAPVPLREVVQEAMARLDAALSDADAQVDVGDLPVVLGAAPRLAQLFQNLLGNALKFRAPDRAPRVSIHARPEGSAWRVTVQDNGIGIAPEYHERIFEMFQRLHIRDQFEGSGLGLAICEKIVAQHGGRLWVTSEVGQGAAFHLTLPAAFDDGGR